In the genome of Cellvibrio sp. KY-YJ-3, one region contains:
- the rmf gene encoding ribosome modulation factor yields the protein MKRQKRDQTERAFVKGYQAGIDGRSKSLCPHETGQARQQWLNGWRESRIDQWDGYSRLAQVQKVNNIQPMAMSG from the coding sequence ATGAAACGTCAAAAACGTGACCAAACAGAACGCGCATTTGTAAAAGGGTATCAAGCAGGTATTGATGGGCGTTCAAAAAGTCTTTGCCCCCATGAAACAGGCCAAGCTCGCCAACAATGGCTTAATGGCTGGCGCGAGTCGCGCATTGATCAATGGGATGGCTACAGCCGTTTGGCACAGGTTCAAAAAGTTAACAACATTCAACCCATGGCCATGAGTGGCTAA
- the rlmKL gene encoding bifunctional 23S rRNA (guanine(2069)-N(7))-methyltransferase RlmK/23S rRNA (guanine(2445)-N(2))-methyltransferase RlmL — translation MTYQYFATCPKGLEGLLYTELQTLGAEDLRETVAGIYFSGDIELAYRVCLWSRLANKVLLPLASFEANSQEELYDGVRELRWEEHLSPSGSLLVDFIGTNDAIRNTQFGAVKVKDAIVDCLRDFSGERPSVAKRDPDLRVNVRLSKSKVIVSIDLSGDSLHRRGYRIKQGSAPMKENLAAGILIRAGWPEIAAQGGALLDPMCGSGTILIEAALIAADIAPGLLRGSFGFERWLNHRNDIWLTLRDEAFERKKIGLARENLPEIRGYDADIKVIRAAEENIVSAELDHWLRVSRKELADFVKPTHNKTMEFGLVLSNPPYGERLGEIESLKLLYAHLGERLRNEFQGWRAGVFTGNPELGKQMGLRADKKYKFFNGTIPSELLMFSISSEAFVQSRVEQDARFSKDDTERKEAELRVKIENKKEQAAALSNGAQMLVNRLQKNLKQLEKWAKKNDISCYRLYDADMPEYSAAIDIYRGQTQPYHAPQLYAHVQEYAAPKSVDEDRAAQRFAEIEMAVPFVLDIPAANISYKQRRRNKGTSQYEKISERPTGDVFSVQEGQAKLHINMWQYLDTGLFLDHRPVRLMIANMAKDKRFLNLFCYTATASVHAAMAGARYTVSVDMSNTYLNWARKNYALNGLSESRNRLEQADCLQWLEDNDQQFDLILLDPPSFSNSKRMEDVLDVQRDHVGMINNAMRSLAEGGTLIFSNNLRSFKLDADALSGFTIKDISAQTIDEDFKRNPKIHQCWLITH, via the coding sequence ATGACATATCAATATTTCGCTACCTGCCCCAAAGGGCTGGAAGGCTTGCTCTATACCGAGCTGCAAACCCTTGGCGCAGAAGACCTGCGCGAGACGGTTGCGGGCATCTATTTTTCTGGCGATATAGAGCTGGCGTACCGGGTCTGCCTCTGGTCGCGTTTGGCCAATAAGGTGTTACTACCGCTTGCAAGTTTCGAGGCCAATAGTCAGGAAGAACTCTATGACGGTGTACGTGAGTTGCGCTGGGAGGAGCATTTAAGCCCGAGTGGTAGCCTGTTAGTGGATTTTATTGGCACTAACGATGCGATCCGTAATACCCAGTTTGGCGCGGTAAAAGTAAAAGATGCGATTGTCGATTGTCTGCGCGATTTCAGCGGCGAGCGCCCCTCCGTCGCCAAACGCGACCCGGATTTGCGGGTAAATGTGCGTCTATCCAAGAGCAAAGTAATTGTCAGTATCGATTTGTCGGGCGACAGTCTGCACCGCCGCGGTTATCGCATTAAGCAGGGCAGTGCGCCTATGAAGGAAAACCTGGCGGCGGGTATTTTGATTCGCGCCGGTTGGCCAGAGATTGCCGCGCAAGGTGGTGCGCTGCTGGACCCTATGTGTGGCTCTGGAACAATTTTGATTGAAGCGGCGTTAATAGCAGCGGATATTGCGCCCGGCTTGTTGCGCGGCAGTTTTGGTTTTGAGCGCTGGTTGAATCATCGCAATGACATCTGGCTAACTTTGCGAGATGAAGCGTTCGAGCGCAAAAAAATCGGCCTCGCGCGTGAAAATTTACCGGAAATTCGCGGCTATGACGCCGATATAAAAGTGATTCGCGCGGCAGAAGAAAATATTGTCAGCGCCGAGTTGGATCACTGGTTGCGTGTGAGCCGCAAAGAATTGGCCGATTTTGTTAAACCGACGCACAATAAAACAATGGAATTTGGTTTGGTGCTTAGCAACCCGCCTTACGGTGAGCGCTTGGGTGAAATTGAATCGCTAAAATTATTGTATGCTCACTTGGGCGAGCGGTTGCGCAATGAATTCCAAGGTTGGCGTGCGGGTGTGTTTACCGGTAACCCTGAACTGGGCAAACAAATGGGTTTGCGCGCCGATAAAAAATACAAATTCTTTAATGGCACCATCCCCAGCGAACTGTTGATGTTTAGCATCAGCAGCGAGGCGTTTGTGCAAAGCCGTGTTGAACAGGATGCGCGTTTTAGTAAAGATGATACAGAGCGCAAAGAAGCAGAACTGCGCGTCAAAATCGAAAACAAAAAAGAGCAAGCTGCTGCCTTGTCTAATGGCGCGCAGATGCTGGTGAATCGCCTGCAAAAAAACCTCAAACAATTGGAAAAGTGGGCGAAGAAAAACGATATCAGTTGCTACCGTTTATATGATGCAGATATGCCGGAATATTCGGCTGCCATTGATATTTATCGCGGTCAAACCCAGCCCTATCACGCGCCGCAACTTTACGCCCATGTACAGGAATACGCGGCGCCCAAATCGGTCGATGAAGACCGCGCCGCACAGCGTTTTGCTGAAATTGAAATGGCCGTACCATTTGTGCTGGATATTCCCGCCGCAAATATCAGCTACAAACAACGCCGCCGCAATAAGGGCACCAGTCAGTACGAAAAAATCAGTGAGCGCCCGACAGGTGATGTGTTTAGTGTGCAGGAAGGGCAGGCCAAACTGCACATCAATATGTGGCAGTATTTGGATACCGGTTTGTTCCTCGATCACCGCCCCGTGCGTTTGATGATTGCGAATATGGCTAAAGACAAACGTTTCCTGAACCTGTTTTGCTACACCGCAACCGCAAGTGTACACGCCGCCATGGCGGGCGCGCGTTATACCGTGAGTGTGGATATGTCTAACACTTACTTGAACTGGGCGCGTAAGAATTATGCGTTAAATGGTTTAAGTGAGTCGCGCAACCGTTTGGAGCAGGCAGATTGTTTGCAGTGGCTGGAAGATAACGATCAGCAATTTGATTTGATTCTGCTCGACCCGCCCAGTTTTTCCAACTCAAAACGGATGGAGGATGTTTTGGATGTGCAGCGCGATCATGTGGGTATGATCAACAATGCCATGCGTTCACTCGCAGAGGGCGGTACGCTGATTTTCTCTAACAATCTGCGCAGTTTTAAATTGGATGCCGATGCACTCAGCGGTTTCACTATTAAGGATATCAGCGCACAAACGATTGATGAGGATTTTAAACGCAACCCTAAAATCCACCAATGTTGGTTGATTACGCATTAA
- the earP gene encoding elongation factor P maturation arginine rhamnosyltransferase EarP has product MPTNTIKRWDIFCRVIDNFGDIGVCWRLARQLAAEHQQQVRLWVDDIASLKRIWPETNMQEHQQLEGVEVRIWHAAFDASTQPADVVIEAFACDIPDTYLQTMAKLKASGKAPVWINLEYLSAEPWVAECHGMASVHPATGLRKTFFFPGFSAPTGGLLREQNLLSQRDAFFRSQWLNQMNIDPAPNSLLISLFAYENPAIGGLLAAWKQSSQPIHCLVPEGKILSSINQHLGKTLVCGDIYQSGSLTVQVIPFLTQTEYDKLLWACDINFVRGEDSFIRAQWAGKPVVWHIYVQDDDAHLVKLQAFLAVYVPKDQALRSAITQFWLDWNEAGHTDSSWITLINLLPAWQEHCKTWTQALSETPDLAQQLCNHCLAMPG; this is encoded by the coding sequence ATGCCAACCAACACCATCAAACGCTGGGACATATTTTGCCGTGTGATCGACAATTTTGGTGATATTGGCGTGTGCTGGCGCTTGGCGCGCCAGTTGGCGGCGGAGCATCAACAGCAGGTACGTTTATGGGTGGATGATATTGCATCGCTAAAGCGCATCTGGCCAGAGACCAATATGCAAGAACATCAGCAGCTGGAAGGTGTAGAAGTGCGCATCTGGCATGCGGCGTTTGATGCATCAACTCAGCCCGCCGACGTAGTAATTGAAGCCTTTGCCTGTGATATTCCAGACACTTACCTACAAACAATGGCGAAACTCAAGGCCAGCGGCAAAGCGCCGGTTTGGATCAATCTGGAATACCTGAGCGCTGAGCCTTGGGTAGCAGAATGCCATGGCATGGCCTCCGTTCACCCAGCCACAGGCTTGCGCAAAACCTTTTTCTTTCCTGGCTTCAGTGCGCCTACTGGCGGTTTGTTGCGGGAGCAAAACCTGCTTAGCCAGCGCGATGCATTTTTTCGGTCGCAGTGGCTTAATCAGATGAACATAGACCCAGCCCCCAACAGTCTGCTGATCTCCCTGTTTGCTTACGAGAATCCCGCCATTGGTGGTTTACTAGCCGCGTGGAAGCAGTCATCACAACCAATCCACTGCTTGGTACCAGAAGGGAAAATTCTCAGCAGTATTAATCAACACTTGGGTAAAACCCTGGTCTGTGGCGATATTTATCAATCCGGCAGCCTGACAGTGCAAGTCATCCCTTTTCTCACCCAGACCGAATACGACAAGTTGCTCTGGGCCTGCGACATTAACTTTGTCAGGGGTGAGGATTCTTTCATCCGCGCCCAGTGGGCCGGAAAACCGGTGGTATGGCATATCTATGTGCAAGATGACGATGCACATCTGGTCAAATTACAGGCATTTTTAGCCGTCTATGTACCCAAAGATCAGGCGCTCAGGTCGGCCATAACCCAATTCTGGCTCGATTGGAATGAAGCCGGACATACCGATAGCAGCTGGATCACCTTGATAAACCTGCTGCCCGCATGGCAGGAGCACTGCAAAACCTGGACTCAGGCACTGAGCGAAACACCGGATTTAGCACAACAACTATGCAACCATTGCCTGGCAATGCCGGGCTAA
- the efp gene encoding elongation factor P: MKNAQECRAGNVLMIDGSPWVVQKAEYNKSGRNSAVVKMKLKNLLSGINTETVYRADDKFDDIQLDRKEVTYSYYADPMYVFMDPEFNQYEVTAEELGDLLPWMEDGMEDVCDAVFYDGKVISVTPPNAITREVAYTEPAVRGDTSGKVMKTAKLNNGTELQVAAFVEIGQKIIIDTRTGEYKSRA, from the coding sequence ATGAAAAATGCTCAAGAATGCCGCGCAGGCAACGTTCTGATGATCGACGGCTCACCCTGGGTTGTTCAAAAAGCGGAATACAACAAATCCGGCCGTAACTCTGCCGTAGTTAAAATGAAATTGAAAAACCTGCTGAGCGGCATCAACACCGAAACAGTTTACCGTGCAGACGACAAATTCGACGACATTCAACTGGATCGTAAAGAGGTAACCTACTCCTACTACGCCGACCCAATGTACGTATTTATGGACCCAGAGTTCAATCAATACGAAGTAACTGCTGAAGAATTGGGCGACCTGTTGCCCTGGATGGAAGACGGCATGGAAGATGTATGTGATGCGGTGTTCTACGACGGTAAAGTAATCTCCGTAACTCCACCTAACGCCATCACTCGCGAAGTGGCTTACACCGAACCTGCAGTACGTGGCGACACCTCAGGTAAAGTGATGAAGACCGCCAAACTCAACAACGGCACCGAACTGCAAGTGGCGGCGTTTGTTGAAATCGGTCAAAAGATTATCATCGACACCCGTACTGGCGAATACAAGTCTCGCGCTTAA
- a CDS encoding DUF2835 domain-containing protein, translating to MKSIVVSLAISAEEFQRLYEGSAKTVFAQSIDGRSIRFPAGILRPFVLHNGVRGTFQINFDEDNRFQSIQRLGG from the coding sequence TTGAAAAGTATTGTAGTCAGCTTGGCTATTTCAGCCGAAGAATTTCAGCGCTTGTATGAAGGCAGCGCCAAAACCGTTTTTGCCCAGAGTATAGATGGCCGCAGTATTCGTTTTCCGGCGGGTATTTTGCGGCCGTTTGTGTTGCACAATGGGGTGCGCGGCACATTTCAAATTAATTTTGATGAGGATAATCGCTTTCAATCCATCCAGCGTCTGGGTGGATAA
- the msrP gene encoding protein-methionine-sulfoxide reductase catalytic subunit MsrP: MIIKRPSDIPSSEITPEAIYNARRDFMRGAMSVAALGVGMAAAPGILAAPGQVTEAEVKGPDWLKQQIAGASSNKEVITDALTPYEHITGYNNFYEYGYEKTDPAAKAHVLTTNPWTVEIAGEVGKPGTFALEDLLKGIALEERVYRLRCVEAWSMVVPWVGFSLADLIKRAEPTSKAKYVAFTTLERPSEMPGQKSRFSTIDWPYREGLRMDEAMHPLTTLAVGLYGKVLPNQNGAPLRLVVPWKYGFKYIKSIVKIEFTEKQPKTTWSMLAPDEYGFYANVNPSVSHPRWSQAEERRLPSGLLRPNIIPTQLFNGYAEQVAHLYKDMDLRKFY; the protein is encoded by the coding sequence ATGATTATCAAGCGACCAAGCGATATCCCATCTTCCGAAATTACCCCTGAAGCAATCTATAACGCGCGCCGCGATTTTATGCGCGGTGCGATGAGTGTTGCTGCACTGGGTGTTGGTATGGCCGCCGCGCCGGGTATTCTAGCGGCACCTGGTCAGGTGACTGAGGCAGAAGTAAAAGGGCCTGATTGGCTAAAACAACAAATCGCTGGAGCAAGTTCGAATAAGGAAGTTATCACTGATGCGCTTACGCCTTACGAGCACATTACTGGTTACAACAATTTTTATGAGTACGGCTACGAAAAAACGGATCCCGCCGCAAAAGCCCATGTGTTAACGACAAATCCCTGGACAGTTGAAATAGCGGGTGAGGTTGGCAAGCCCGGCACCTTTGCACTGGAAGATTTATTAAAAGGTATTGCACTGGAAGAGCGGGTTTATCGCTTGCGCTGTGTCGAGGCCTGGTCGATGGTGGTTCCCTGGGTTGGATTCTCTCTGGCCGATTTAATTAAGCGCGCTGAGCCAACCAGTAAAGCAAAATATGTGGCGTTCACCACGCTTGAGCGTCCCTCAGAAATGCCCGGGCAAAAAAGCCGTTTTAGCACCATCGATTGGCCATACCGCGAAGGTTTACGCATGGATGAAGCCATGCACCCCTTAACCACCTTGGCGGTGGGTTTGTATGGCAAGGTGTTGCCTAATCAAAACGGTGCGCCGCTGCGTTTGGTAGTGCCGTGGAAATATGGTTTCAAATACATCAAATCCATTGTGAAAATCGAGTTCACCGAAAAGCAACCTAAAACCACCTGGAGTATGCTCGCGCCTGATGAGTACGGTTTTTACGCTAACGTAAACCCTTCAGTGAGTCATCCACGCTGGAGTCAAGCGGAAGAGCGACGTTTGCCGAGCGGTTTATTGCGCCCGAACATTATTCCTACGCAATTGTTTAATGGTTACGCGGAGCAGGTGGCGCATCTGTATAAAGATATGGATTTGCGTAAATTTTATTGA
- a CDS encoding sulfite oxidase heme-binding subunit YedZ — translation MPVLWRRVLIFFLSLIPLVFIVYKTLTNQLGADPAKTIVLFTGEWTIYFLFITLAVTPLRRFINFKNFHLRWLQTHRRMLGLFTLFYAVLHVLAFLVFILGSDFSRFGKELVERPYILVTIPAVILLVVLGITSTKSMMRRLGNNWIRLHKSIYLIAILAWVHVFMQVRSSYFEAVLFGVILLALLLPRLFWALRK, via the coding sequence ATGCCTGTATTGTGGCGACGAGTTCTGATTTTTTTCCTCTCATTGATTCCACTGGTATTTATTGTTTATAAAACACTGACAAATCAGCTGGGTGCAGATCCAGCTAAAACCATTGTGTTGTTTACGGGTGAGTGGACAATCTATTTTTTGTTTATCACCCTTGCCGTAACCCCGCTGCGGCGTTTTATCAATTTCAAAAATTTTCACCTCCGCTGGTTGCAAACCCATCGGCGTATGTTGGGCCTATTTACACTTTTTTATGCCGTTTTGCATGTACTTGCTTTTCTGGTTTTTATTTTAGGGTCGGACTTTTCTCGCTTCGGAAAAGAATTGGTCGAGCGGCCTTATATTCTGGTTACTATCCCTGCTGTTATTTTGTTGGTTGTGTTGGGAATTACTTCAACTAAATCAATGATGCGACGCTTGGGGAATAACTGGATACGACTGCATAAAAGTATTTACTTAATTGCAATTCTTGCCTGGGTGCATGTGTTTATGCAGGTGCGTTCCAGTTATTTTGAGGCGGTATTATTTGGGGTGATTTTATTGGCGTTGTTGTTGCCTCGACTCTTTTGGGCGCTGCGAAAATAA
- a CDS encoding DUF2256 domain-containing protein: protein MKKQHLPEKICVHCQRPFSWRKKWERVWQEVKYCSKACASSARKTKDKTNQ, encoded by the coding sequence ATGAAAAAACAACATTTACCCGAGAAAATCTGCGTTCACTGCCAGCGCCCTTTTAGCTGGCGCAAGAAATGGGAGCGGGTGTGGCAAGAGGTTAAATATTGTTCCAAAGCTTGCGCTAGTTCCGCGCGAAAAACCAAGGACAAAACCAATCAATGA
- a CDS encoding cryptochrome/photolyase family protein, translating to MTKPATKTAPTSDKPPANIRRLCVILGDQLNRDSALFDDFDSGHDLLWMAEVQGESTHVPSNKQRSVMFLAAMRHFAQSLRDEKLPLHYLSLDELCLRDFSAALAATLAHYQPAQLRLVLPGDYRVLQAFRRFCAEHHLPLELMADNHFIAQPGEFTAWQKGKKQWRMEYWYRQLRKRTGILMRGDQPEGGEWNYDKDNRGSFSAQGPGLLDAALVFPADAVTQSAIATIERFFPNNPGNLISFGWPVNRNQALQLLDFFIDKNLPLFGEYQDAMWTNEPWLYHSRLSAALNLKLLSPLEVITAAERAYQKGAVPLNAVEGFIRQILGWREYVRGLYWSLMPQWQTMNALDAQHNLPDFYWTGAVDMNCLAQSIKQVLDHGYGHHIQRLMVTGLFAQLWQVQPQQIHAWYLAMYVDAVEWVELPNVLGMSQYADGGIMASKPYIATGRYIAKMSNYCDGCVYQPDAAETENACPFTTLYWEFLAKHREKFVKHPRLALQVKHLDAQSDEKRRAIAKRAAWVRAHYPANVYPTT from the coding sequence ATGACTAAGCCTGCTACAAAAACTGCGCCCACAAGCGATAAACCCCCTGCAAATATTCGCCGCCTGTGTGTGATTTTGGGCGACCAACTCAATCGCGATAGCGCGTTGTTTGATGATTTTGATTCCGGACATGATTTGTTGTGGATGGCAGAGGTGCAGGGCGAAAGTACCCATGTTCCCTCCAATAAACAGCGCAGTGTGATGTTTCTGGCGGCCATGCGGCACTTTGCACAAAGCCTGCGTGATGAAAAATTACCGCTGCATTACCTTTCGCTGGATGAGCTTTGCCTACGCGATTTTTCCGCTGCGCTTGCAGCAACGCTGGCGCATTATCAGCCTGCACAACTGCGCTTGGTGTTGCCGGGGGATTATCGGGTGCTGCAAGCCTTCCGGCGCTTTTGCGCCGAACACCATCTGCCGTTGGAGCTGATGGCGGATAATCATTTCATCGCCCAACCCGGCGAATTTACCGCTTGGCAAAAAGGTAAAAAACAGTGGCGTATGGAATATTGGTATCGCCAATTGCGCAAGCGCACCGGCATTTTAATGCGCGGTGATCAGCCCGAAGGCGGCGAGTGGAATTACGATAAAGACAATCGCGGGTCCTTTTCGGCGCAAGGCCCTGGCTTGCTGGATGCCGCATTAGTATTTCCGGCTGATGCCGTGACCCAGAGTGCCATCGCGACAATTGAGCGATTCTTCCCCAATAATCCTGGTAATTTAATCAGTTTTGGCTGGCCGGTTAATCGCAACCAGGCGCTGCAATTGTTGGACTTTTTTATCGACAAAAATCTGCCGCTGTTTGGTGAATATCAGGATGCCATGTGGACTAACGAACCCTGGCTCTACCACTCGCGCTTATCGGCGGCACTTAATCTCAAACTGCTCTCGCCTCTGGAGGTGATCACCGCCGCCGAGCGCGCCTATCAAAAAGGAGCTGTGCCTTTAAATGCCGTGGAGGGTTTTATTCGTCAGATTCTCGGCTGGCGCGAGTACGTGCGCGGACTTTATTGGAGCTTGATGCCGCAGTGGCAAACCATGAATGCGCTGGACGCCCAGCACAACCTACCGGATTTTTACTGGACCGGTGCGGTGGACATGAACTGCTTGGCGCAGAGCATCAAACAAGTATTGGATCACGGCTATGGGCACCACATCCAGCGGTTAATGGTGACCGGTTTATTTGCCCAGCTGTGGCAGGTGCAACCGCAGCAAATTCACGCTTGGTATCTCGCTATGTATGTGGATGCGGTGGAATGGGTGGAATTGCCCAATGTATTGGGGATGAGCCAGTACGCCGATGGTGGCATAATGGCGTCCAAGCCCTACATTGCCACTGGTCGCTACATTGCCAAAATGAGCAATTATTGCGATGGCTGTGTTTACCAGCCCGATGCTGCTGAAACGGAAAATGCTTGCCCCTTTACCACGCTGTACTGGGAATTTCTCGCCAAGCATCGCGAAAAATTCGTCAAGCATCCGCGCCTCGCGTTACAGGTAAAACACCTGGACGCGCAGAGCGATGAAAAACGCCGTGCGATTGCCAAACGTGCTGCGTGGGTGAGGGCGCATTACCCGGCAAATGTCTATCCAACAACTTAA
- a CDS encoding quinone-dependent dihydroorotate dehydrogenase has product MYQHIRDVLFRFDAETSHELSLDMLGAAERLRLLSLFTSKVPSNPVQVMGLSFDNPVGLAAGLDKNGDYFNALGALGFGFVEIGTITPRPQPGNPQPRLFRIPEAQAIINRMGFNNKGVDHLVAQVKKRRYNGILGINIGKNAVTPVENAVDDYLTCLRKVYDYADYITVNISSPNTPGLRNLQFGDSLSQLLAPLKTEQSVLHKATGRYVPIAVKIAPDMDEGEIHQVAGILLQEGMDGVIATNTTITRVGVEEYENGNEAGGLSGLPVRDKSTYVIKTLNACLGGKLPIIGVGGILDGASAADKIRAGASLVQIYSGFIYEGPALIARAAQGIASYQKGL; this is encoded by the coding sequence ATGTATCAGCATATTCGCGATGTATTATTCCGCTTCGACGCCGAAACCTCCCATGAACTCAGCCTGGATATGCTCGGTGCCGCTGAGCGCTTGCGTCTCTTGAGCCTGTTTACCAGCAAGGTGCCTAGCAACCCGGTGCAGGTTATGGGGCTAAGCTTTGACAACCCGGTTGGGCTTGCCGCAGGCTTGGATAAAAATGGTGATTATTTCAATGCGCTTGGCGCTTTAGGTTTTGGTTTTGTGGAGATTGGCACTATTACTCCGCGCCCGCAGCCCGGCAATCCGCAACCGCGTTTGTTTCGCATTCCTGAAGCCCAAGCGATTATTAATCGCATGGGGTTTAACAATAAAGGCGTTGACCACTTGGTCGCGCAGGTTAAAAAACGCCGTTATAACGGGATCCTCGGCATTAACATCGGTAAAAACGCGGTAACGCCCGTTGAAAATGCGGTAGATGATTATTTGACCTGCCTGCGTAAAGTCTATGATTACGCTGATTACATCACTGTGAATATTTCTTCACCCAATACTCCCGGTCTGCGCAACTTGCAATTTGGCGACTCGCTGTCGCAATTGTTAGCGCCACTCAAAACGGAACAGAGCGTATTGCACAAGGCAACTGGTCGCTATGTACCTATCGCGGTAAAAATCGCACCGGATATGGATGAAGGCGAAATCCACCAAGTTGCTGGTATTCTGTTGCAAGAAGGTATGGATGGCGTTATCGCTACTAATACCACCATCACCCGTGTGGGTGTGGAAGAGTATGAAAATGGCAATGAAGCCGGTGGTCTGAGTGGTTTGCCTGTGCGCGATAAGAGCACTTATGTGATCAAAACCCTCAATGCTTGCCTGGGCGGGAAGTTGCCAATTATTGGCGTAGGCGGGATTTTGGATGGTGCGAGTGCCGCCGATAAAATCCGCGCTGGAGCCAGCCTGGTACAAATTTACAGTGGCTTTATTTACGAAGGCCCTGCGCTGATTGCACGCGCCGCGCAAGGAATCGCCAGTTATCAAAAAGGTCTGTAA